AAATCAAGACGATAATAAAAAATAAAGTCGTTTTGATTTGCTTTTAAGAAAGCGAATGTATTTAATTTAAGGGCTGAGTTCCATGTTGTTTGGGATTCAGCCTTTTTCATTTTGTTTTGAATCCGTCATCCAGCTCTTATAATCTTACGTTTCATTATTCGCTTAGTTTGCTTTAATGCGGTTCTCTATTCACTTTCAATGCGGTGCTGTTTGAATGATGTATTGAATTGAGCGTTTGTATTTAAAAGAATGTTAATGGACAGTTCATTAAAAGCCATTAAATTTCTCATTCTTTTATGGTATTTTACCACCGCTTTCACTATTAAATCGGATCAGTTATGCAAAAGATAATTATTGATGAAAATCAGTTCCAGCGTACGGTCTCTCGTATTTCCCACGAAATTATTGAGAAACATTCAAATTTGAATAATGTGGTTATCGTCGGGATTAAACGCCGTGGTGCGGAAATAGCCGAACTTATAAAAAATAAAATTGTAGATTTAATTCAAATCGAATTGCCTTCCATAGAATTGGATATCACGTTTTATCGTGATGATTTGCAACATAGAGAATCGGAAAACCCAACACCGGTATATAGCGGCGCATCAAATTATATGAATATTCAAAATAAAGAAGTAATTTTAATTGATGATGTCTTGTTTACCGGTCGAACTGTTCGTGCAGCAATGGATGCACTAACGGATTTTGGTCGTGCGGCAAAGATCGAGTTAGTCATTTTTGTTGATCGTGGACACCGTGAACTACCGATTCGTGCTGATTATGTGGGCAAAAATGTTCCGACCAGTCGTGACGAAAAAGTGCAGGTTAGAACGAAAAAATATGATGGTTGTTACGAAGTTGCGTTATTGTCAAAATAATCCCAAGCTATTGTGAACCTTGTTTAAAATTGATACTCTAACCACCGTTATTGGCTTATTAAAGAAAGATAAATATGAAAAAATTAGTAGTAAAATCATGGATGTTCGCCATATTAGGTTTATTTGCTTTTTCTTCCGTTTATGCTGAAGAGCGAGTAGTTGCCACTGTTGACGGTATTCCCGTATTAGAAAGCCAAGTACGTGCGGCAATGGGGAAAAAAGGTAACCAACAAGCCGCTTTGGATAAGATCATTGATGATATTTTAGTACAAAAAGCGATTCAAGAATCCGGTATACAAATAAACCCGGAAGAAATTGATTTTATTATTGAGGATACCGCAGCAAGAAACGGTTTAACTTATGGCCAATTTTTGGATGCATTGGATTATCAAGGCATTTCTCTTGATGATTTTCGCCAACAAATTGTGAATCAAATGATTATGTCCGGCGTGCGTGATCATGCAATCAGTAATAGCGTACAAGTCACGCGCGAAGAAGTGGAAGCGCTCGCGCAAAAAATGTTAAAAGAAGCCAAAACAAACGGCACCGAGCAAAAAGTAACCGGTAAAGAATACGAAGTTCGTCATATTTTAATTAAACTTAATCCATTGATGAATGATGCTCAAGCCAAAGCTGAGTTAACACGAATCCGTTCTGATATTCAATCAGGCAAAATTAGTTTTGCCGATGCGGCCTTAAAATATTCTAAAGATTATTTATCTGGCGCTAATGGAGGTAGTTTAGGTTACGCTTTCCCTGAAGCTTATGTTGGGCCTTTTGCAGAAGTGGTACGAAACACTAAACCGGGCGTAATTTCCGCTCCGTTTAAATCTGAGTTCGGTTGGCATATTTTAGAAGTTACTGGAACTCGTGAAGGGGACCGCACTGAAGAGGCTTACCGCCAAAAAGCTTATGAAAAAATCGTCAACAGCCAATTACAAGACGCCACAAAAGATTGGGTAAAAGCTCTTCGCAAGACGGCAGATATTCAATATTTTAATAAATAAACCGATATTTAGCATAAGAGGGGCGCTTCGCCCCTTTTGTTATTTCTATTTCATTCCCTTTTCTATGAAAAAATTTTTTAGTTATTTAATTATTCTTCTTTTAATTGGTACCGGAGCAGTTTTTTGGGGTTATCAAAAACTTAATGCCTTCCAAACTCAAGCCATCAATGCGCAACCTGAACAGCTTTTAACCGTTGAACGTGGTACGACGGGCCAAAAATTGGCTGCACTTTTCGAGCAAGAAAAGTTGCTTGATAATGCGCAACTTCTTCCTTATTTGCTTAAATTAAAACCGGAACTTAATAAAATTAAAGCGGGGACTTATTCCTTAAACGGCGTGAAAACCGTGCAAGACCTGCTTAATCTGCTTAATTCCGGCAAAGAAGCGCAATTTAACGTGCAATTTATCGAAGGCAAAACCTTTAAAGAATGGCGCAAAGGCCTCGTAAACGCACCGCATTTAACGCAAACGTTGCAAGCGAAAAGCGATAAAGAAATTTTTGAATTGTTAGCCATCCCTGATTACGATAAAGCCGTTTATGAATGGCGAAATTTAGATGGTTGGCTATATCCTGATACTTACAATTACACCCCAAATTCTACCGATTTAGAATTGCTACGGCGTTCGGCCGAACGTCTGAAAAAGGCGTTAGACAAAGCTTGGCAAGAACGCGATGAAAATCTGCCGTTAGCCAATCCTCACGAGATGTTAATTCTCGCTTCCATCGTAGAAAAAGAAACTGGTATCGCGGCGGAACGCGCGAAAGTGGCGTCGGTATTTATTAACCGTTTAAATGCGAAAATGAAATTGCAGACCGATCCGACGGTAATTTATGGCATGGGCGAAAACTACGACGGCAATATTCGTAAAACCGATTTGGAAACTCCGACGCCTTACAATACTTATGTGATTGACGGCCTGCCGCCGACACCGATCGCCATGGTGAGTGAAAGCGCATTGCAAGCCGTGGCGCATCCAGAAAAGACCGATTTCTATTATTTTGTGGCGGACGGCGCTGGTGGACATAAATTTACTCGCAATTTGAACGAACATAACAAAGCGGTGCAAGAATATTTACGTTGGTACCGCAGTCAAAAAACGGCGAAATAGGAACAAAGAAAAGTATGAACGGAAAATTTATCGCTATTGAAGGTTTGGAAGGTGCGGGTAAAAGTACCGCGCATCAATTCGTCGTGCAGCTATTAAACGAATTGGGCGTGAACAACGTGATATTTACGCGTGAGCCCGGCGGTACGCCCTTGGCGGAAAAATTACGTGCATTGATTAAGCACGAAACGGAAGAACCAATCACCGACAAAGCGGAATTATTGATGCTTTACGCGGCGCGCATTCAGTTGGTGGAAAACGTCATCAAACCCGCATTGGCGCAAGGCAAATGGGTCGTAGGCGATCGCCATGATATGTCGTCGCAAGCCTATCAAGGTGGCGGTCGTCGGCTTGATGCAGATTTTATGCGTACCTTAAAAGAAGCCGTGCTTGGCGATTTTGAACCGGATCTCACGATCTATTTGGATATCGAACCGACCATCGGCCTTGCCCGTGCACGCGGACGCGGCGAACTGGATCGCATCGAACAAATGAACTTGGATTTTTTCCATCGCACTCGAGAGCGTTATTTAGAATTAGTGAAAGACAATCCGAAAGCGGTGCTTATTAACGCCGAGCAAAGTATCGAGCAAGTTCGTATTGATATTGAACATGCGCTGAAAAATTGGTGGAAACGCAGCGAAAAATGAGCGCTCTTTATCCTTGGCTCGTGCCGACTTACCATCAAATCGCACAAACCTTTTCTGAGGGAGTGGGGCATCACGCTATCTTAATCAAAGCGGATTCTGGTTTAGGTGCGGAACTTTTATTTGATGCACTTGCCCGCCGTATTATGTGTGCGAACCCGCAAGGCAACGAAGCTTGCGGTCAATGTCATTCTTGTCATTTAATGGCGGCGCGCAGTCATCCCGATTATCATCTACTGCAATCCATCGAAGGCAAAGATATCGGCGTTGATCAAGTGCGTGAAATAAATGAAATCGTTGCACAACACGCACAGCAAAACGGCAATAAAGTGGTGTATGTGCAAGGCGCGCAACGTTTGACTGAAGCGGCCGCCAATGCGGTGCTGAAAACCCTGGAGGAGCCTCGCCCAAACACTTATTTCTTACTGCAGGCGGAGAGTTCGGCAAATTTATTGGCTACCATTTACAGCCGTTGTCAAGTGTGGAATCTGCCCATGCCGAACCGGGAAATGGCGCAACAATGGCTACAAAATACCGTCGAAAGCGGTTCCAATGCGGTGCTATTTGAGGATATCACAACGGCGTTGGCGATGAGTTCAGGTCGCCCGTTGAGCGCATTGGAAGTGCTTCAACAAGGCCTCATTGAAAAACGAAAAACTTTTCTTCGTCAATTTTGGCTTTTTTACCGTCGCCGTTCACCGTTGGAATTGCTGCCTTGGTTCGATAAAGAAGGTTATGTGCAACAAGTGGATTGGATTTTGGCATTTCTCGCCGACAGCCTTAAACACAAACTGGGAATCGACAGTCATCGCCAAGTGGCTGATTTAACGCGCGGCATTCAACAATTTAGCCGGGAACAAAGCCCGCAGGGGCTGCTGCAAGCCGTTCGAATCATGCAACAAGTACGCTCGGATTTGCTCTTAATTAACGGCGTGAATGTGGAATTAATGTTGTTGGACGGCTTGACGAAACTGATCACAGAAGTATTCGAAAATTAACTTTCGATTTCTTGGTTTGAAACCAAGAGTTGCCGTGACCTTTCAAATTAGCACCGCATTGAAGCCGCGTAGGACAAGCGTTCAATGCGGTGCTCAAATCGCTTCTCGGCACTTAATAAATAAAGGAAAAATAAATATGTTTATCGTGGATTCTCATTGCCATTTGGATGCCTTGGATTACCAAAATTTACACAAAAACATTACTGACGTGGTGGAAAAAGCCCGTGCGCGCGACGTAAAACATTTGCTCGCTATTGGCGTGACGCTAAGCCGTTTTGAGCAAGCGTACGCCTCGTTATGCGAATTTGAAAATATTTCCTTGGCGTGTGGCGTGCATCCGCTGGATTTTGAAGAAGAACCTTACGACGCAGACCGTTTGCTGCGTTTGGCGCAAGATAAAAAAGTGATTGCCATCGGCGAAATCGGCTTGGATTATTATTACAGTGCGGATAATAAAACCGAGCAACAAGCGGTGTTTGCCAGCCAAATTGACATTGCCAATCGCCTTGCCAAGCCGGTAATTATCCACACGCGTTCGGCGGCCAACGATACGCTCGCTTTGCTGCGCGAAAACCATGCGGAAAAGTGCGGTGGCGTGATTCATTGTTTTACGGAAACCTTGGAATTTGCGAAAAAGGTGTTGGATTTAGGTTTTTACATTTCTTGTTCCGGCATTGTTACTTTTAAAAATGCGGAAAGTATTCGTGAAGCGATTCGTTATGTGCCGGTCGATCGCCTGTTGGTGGAAACCGATTCGCCATATTTGGCGCCAGTGCCGTATCGCGGGAAAGAAAATCAACCGGCTTATACGCGCGAAGTATGCGAATATGTGGCGACTTTAAAAGGGCTTTCTACGGCGTCTTTCGCCGAGATTACGACGCGAAACTTTGAGCGTTTATTTAAAATTCGTGTAGAATAAATGAACAATTTTTTGAGGAAAAACAATGCGTAAATTTTTCAAATATTTCTTATTTGTCGTGCTGTTTGTGTTTCACGGCTTTATGTTTTCGGTCGTCAATTACGTATTTCCGCATTATGACGTGACGCGTGTGACCGGTGTGGAAGTTAAACGCGTAGATAAAGACGGCCCGATTACCAAAGCCAATCCGGCAGATGGCCCGACGCGCGATGTGTATTACATTAATACGCAAAATGACGACGGTAAAATTATGGTGTACCGCAATGAAGATACGCGCTGGAGTTTTCCGTTCTATTTTAAATTTGGTTCGGCCAATTTACAGGCACAAGCGCAAGCCATGGGGAATGAAAACAAATTAGTGCAAATTAAATATTACGGCTGGCGTTTGACGATGTTTGATGAGTTTCGCAATGCGGTGTCGGTGAAGGAGATCGACGGCGATGCGACGCCGAGCTATCCGATTTTATCGTGGCTGTTTTATGCTTTTCTACTCGTCACCTTATTCTTGTCGATTCAATTCGTACGCGGCTGGTTCGACAGCGAAAAGTAATTCAATTTCAAACGGCCGCGAGATGCGGTCGTTTCGACTTGTTTTTTGAGTAAATAATCATGGAACTTTTTCATACTATTTTAGCGATTGTCGGCTTGATTCTCATCAGTGCCGTGGTTTCCTCTGCGGAAATTTCCCTTGCGGGCTCGCGCAAATTAAAGCTACAAGCCCTATCTAATGAAGGTGATGGGCGCGCGTTGCAAGTGTTAAAACTGCAAGAACATCCGGGGCGTTTTATTACCGTGGTGCAAATTGGCTTGAATATGGTCGCTATTTTGGGCGGCGGGATTGGCGAAAGCGCGCTTAGTCCTTACATCGCCAACCTGCTAAGCCGTTCCTTTGAAGGTGATTGGATTGTCTCGGCGTCCTCCGCCATAGCTTTTGCATTGGTGACTTGCCTATTTATTTTATTTGCCGATTTAATTCCGAAACGCCTAGCGATCACTTATCCCGAAGCGGTGGCGATTCGCATCGTCGGCATTATGAATTTCAGTATGTTTGTGTTTAAGCCGTTAGTTTGGTTTTTCGATACCTTGGCCAACGGTTTTTTCCGCTTATTTCGCATTTCAACGGTGCGCGAAGACGGTATGACGTCGGAAGATATTTTCGCCGTAGTTGAAGCGGGTGCAGAAGCAGGCGTGTTAAAAACGCAAGAACATTATCTCATCGAAAATATTTTCGATATGCAGCAACGTACCGTGACGTCCACCATGACCACACGTGAGAACATCGTGTATTTGGATCGTACTTTTAGTCGTCAGGAAGTCGTGGATACGCTCTCGCGCGATTCCCATTCTAAAATCGTGATTTGCGATAATGGTTTGGATAAGATTTTAGGGTATGTGGAATCACACACCTTACTCACCATGTATTTGCAAAATGAAAATGTGGTGCTGACCGATCCGAAATTATTGCGGAAAGCGTTGTTTATACCGGATACCCTTTCCCTGTATGAAGTGTTGGAATTATTTAAATCCACCGGTGAAGATTTCGCCATTATTGTGAACGAATACGCTTTAGTGGTGGGAATTATGACGCTTAACGATGTGATGAGTATCGTTATGGGTGAACTGGTTTCCAATGAGGAAGAATATATTGTCAGCCGCGATGAACATTCTTGGCTAATCGATGGTGCTACTCCGTTGGAAGACGTAATGCGCGCACTGGATATCGAATCTTTCCCTGATGCGGAAAATTATGAAACCATTAGCGGATTTATGATGTACATGCTGCGTAAAATTCCGAAGAAAACCGATTCGCTGATTTACGGCAAATATAAATTTGAAGTCATCGATACGGAAAACTTCAAGATCGATCAAATTTTGGTATCGTTAGTGAAAGATAATGAGTGAAACCTGCACTTTCTTGCTTAATCGCCTACAGCCAGTATAATTGCGACGATTATTTTATCTTCAAAATAGGAATGACTATGTTAAAAAAAATCTTGGTATTGCTGTTTTCCATTGCATTGGCGGCATGTTCTTCCGTTAAGGTGATTGATTTGGATAAAGATAAAATCGATCAAAAATCTTATGCCTCGGCTTATGAAGCGACCGTAGCGACTTACAAAGGCCGTGTAAATGAAAATTTCTATGTGGATAACTTTGCCAGTGGCGCAAACGACTGGTATTTAGGCCGCATCTTAGTACCGATTAAACAAATTCAAGACAAACTTTACGTCGGCGGGCACGACTCTGACGTGTATGCCTATTACAGCGGCGTATTACACGCCGAAGCGTTACAAAATAACTTTAATCGTTTAGCTCCCGATTGCTGGAACAAATTGGATTCTCCAAGCGTGACGCAAGGGATTTACGATGCGATGCGCGATCTAAAAAACGGTGAGGAACGCGATGAAAACGATGAATATATGGTAAAAGGTAGTGACGAATTATTAAAAGCTTGTAGCGCAAAATAATCAAATTAAAAAACTGTTGATGGAATCTTCTGTCAGCAGTTTTCTTTTTTCTAAATATCAATAGATTTAAAAAATTAATAAACCTTTAAGGAGTAAGAATGTTAGAACTTTCGGCAAGCAACATTCATTTAAACGCTTTGGCGCAAACCAAACGACAAGCCATTGAAATGGCGGCGCAAGCGTTAGAGCAAGCAGGCAATGTAGAAAGTGGCTATTTGCAAGGCATGCTCGGTCGTGAGCAACAAACTTCGACCTTCTTAGGTAACGGCATCGCGATTCCTCACGGCACGTTAGAAACCCGCAATATGGTGAAAAAAACCGGCGTGCAAGTGTTCCAATTCCCACAAGGAATCGAATGGGGTGAAGGCAATATTGCTCATATTGTAATCGGTATCGCCGCGCGTTCCGACGAGCATTTGGCGTTATTGCGTCAATTAACCCATGTGCTTGGCGATGAAGATACTGCGGCAAAATTGGCGGCATTAAACGATGTGGAAAAATTCCGCGCGATTTTAATGGGTGAATCGACGGAAGCATTCACTATTCCGCCGGAAAATATTCGTTTGGACGTCGATACTCAAAGTTTGCTCACGTTAGTGGCGATGAATGCGGGTCAATTACAGGCCTCCAATGCGGTGCTAAATAGCTTCGTCGCCGAAGTGGTCAGTAATGCCGCGTTGCCGTTAGGCAAAGGGTTGTGGGTAACCGATGCGGTTACCGGCAATGTGAAAAACGCTCTGGCTTTTAGTCGCGCGAAAACCATATTTGAGCACAACGGCAAAGCGGTGAAAGGCGTGCTTACCGTTGCGGCTGTGGATGATCGCATCAATCCGACGCTTGCCCGCTTGTTAGATGAAAACACGCAAAATGTATTATTGAGCGGAAATTCTCAAGAAATCTTGAGCGCGCTTTTAGGCGATGAAGTCGTCGTTGCGGCAGCGGCTCAAGCCACGCAAGCGTCACAAGCACCACAACCGGTAACTGGCACTGTGACGGGCACCTTTACTATTCGTAACGAACACGGCTTGCATGCGCGCCCGAGTGCGGTGCTGGTGAACGAGGTGAAAAAATTTACGTCCAAAATTACTGTGCAAAATCTTACCCGCGATAGCGAACCGGTTAGCGCGAAAAGTTTAATGAAAATCGTCGCATTGGGTGTGACGCAAGGCCAACGTTTACGTTTTATTGCGGAAGGCGAAGACGCTAAACAAGCCATCGAAGCATTAGGCAAAGCGATTGCCGAAGGGTTGGGCGAAAACGTTTCCGCCGTACCACCGGCAGAACCGGATTGCATTGAAGTGATGGGCAAACAAGTACACGCACCGGCCGTGCGCGAAGATAATAGCTTGCCTTCCAATGCCATCGAGGCGGTATTTGTGATCAACAATGAGCACGGCTTGCATGCGCGTCCGAGTGCGGTGCTGGTGAACGAAGTGAAAAAATATAACGCCTCCGTTGCGGTACAAAATCTCGATCGTGATTCTCAATTAGTTAGCGCAAAAAGCTTGATGAAAATCGTTGCGTTAGGCGTGGTGAAAGGCTCACGTTTGCGTTTCGTGGCGAGCGGCGAACAAGCTAAAGAAGCAATAGAAGGTATTCGCATGGCGATTGAATCCGGTCTTGGTGAAGGCAAAGGAGAATAATCATGGTAAAAGTTGCAACTATCACCTTAAACACCGCTTACGATTTGGTCGGGCGTTTAAAACGCATCGAATTGGGCGAAGTGAATACCGTGGAAACTCTCGGACTTTTCCCTGCCGGTAAAGGCATCAATGTAGCGAAAGTGTTAAAAGATTTAGGCGTGGACGTTAGCGTGGGCGGCTTCTTGGGCGAAGACAATGCGGGCGATTTCGAGCAAATGTTCAAAAAACAAGGTTTGCACGATAAATTCCAGCGAGTTGCCGGCAAAACCCGAATTAACGTGAAAATCACCGAAACTGAAGCGGATGTTACCGACCTAAATTTTCTCGGTTATCAAATCAGCCAACAAGCTTGGCAACAATTTACCGCCGATTCTTTGGTTTATTGCTTGGATTACGACATTGTGGCGGTGTGCGGCAGTCTTCCGCGTGGGGTTACGCCGGAATTGTTTGCTACTTGGTTAAATCAATTGCACCAAGCGGGCGTAAAAGTGTTGCTCGATAGCAGTAATGCGGCGCT
Above is a genomic segment from Aggregatibacter sp. HMT-949 containing:
- the pyrR gene encoding bifunctional pyr operon transcriptional regulator/uracil phosphoribosyltransferase PyrR, coding for MQKIIIDENQFQRTVSRISHEIIEKHSNLNNVVIVGIKRRGAEIAELIKNKIVDLIQIELPSIELDITFYRDDLQHRESENPTPVYSGASNYMNIQNKEVILIDDVLFTGRTVRAAMDALTDFGRAAKIELVIFVDRGHRELPIRADYVGKNVPTSRDEKVQVRTKKYDGCYEVALLSK
- a CDS encoding peptidylprolyl isomerase; the encoded protein is MKKLVVKSWMFAILGLFAFSSVYAEERVVATVDGIPVLESQVRAAMGKKGNQQAALDKIIDDILVQKAIQESGIQINPEEIDFIIEDTAARNGLTYGQFLDALDYQGISLDDFRQQIVNQMIMSGVRDHAISNSVQVTREEVEALAQKMLKEAKTNGTEQKVTGKEYEVRHILIKLNPLMNDAQAKAELTRIRSDIQSGKISFADAALKYSKDYLSGANGGSLGYAFPEAYVGPFAEVVRNTKPGVISAPFKSEFGWHILEVTGTREGDRTEEAYRQKAYEKIVNSQLQDATKDWVKALRKTADIQYFNK
- the mltG gene encoding endolytic transglycosylase MltG; this translates as MKKFFSYLIILLLIGTGAVFWGYQKLNAFQTQAINAQPEQLLTVERGTTGQKLAALFEQEKLLDNAQLLPYLLKLKPELNKIKAGTYSLNGVKTVQDLLNLLNSGKEAQFNVQFIEGKTFKEWRKGLVNAPHLTQTLQAKSDKEIFELLAIPDYDKAVYEWRNLDGWLYPDTYNYTPNSTDLELLRRSAERLKKALDKAWQERDENLPLANPHEMLILASIVEKETGIAAERAKVASVFINRLNAKMKLQTDPTVIYGMGENYDGNIRKTDLETPTPYNTYVIDGLPPTPIAMVSESALQAVAHPEKTDFYYFVADGAGGHKFTRNLNEHNKAVQEYLRWYRSQKTAK
- the tmk gene encoding dTMP kinase; this translates as MNGKFIAIEGLEGAGKSTAHQFVVQLLNELGVNNVIFTREPGGTPLAEKLRALIKHETEEPITDKAELLMLYAARIQLVENVIKPALAQGKWVVGDRHDMSSQAYQGGGRRLDADFMRTLKEAVLGDFEPDLTIYLDIEPTIGLARARGRGELDRIEQMNLDFFHRTRERYLELVKDNPKAVLINAEQSIEQVRIDIEHALKNWWKRSEK
- a CDS encoding DNA polymerase III subunit delta'; the protein is MSALYPWLVPTYHQIAQTFSEGVGHHAILIKADSGLGAELLFDALARRIMCANPQGNEACGQCHSCHLMAARSHPDYHLLQSIEGKDIGVDQVREINEIVAQHAQQNGNKVVYVQGAQRLTEAAANAVLKTLEEPRPNTYFLLQAESSANLLATIYSRCQVWNLPMPNREMAQQWLQNTVESGSNAVLFEDITTALAMSSGRPLSALEVLQQGLIEKRKTFLRQFWLFYRRRSPLELLPWFDKEGYVQQVDWILAFLADSLKHKLGIDSHRQVADLTRGIQQFSREQSPQGLLQAVRIMQQVRSDLLLINGVNVELMLLDGLTKLITEVFEN
- a CDS encoding YchF/TatD family DNA exonuclease; this encodes MFIVDSHCHLDALDYQNLHKNITDVVEKARARDVKHLLAIGVTLSRFEQAYASLCEFENISLACGVHPLDFEEEPYDADRLLRLAQDKKVIAIGEIGLDYYYSADNKTEQQAVFASQIDIANRLAKPVIIHTRSAANDTLALLRENHAEKCGGVIHCFTETLEFAKKVLDLGFYISCSGIVTFKNAESIREAIRYVPVDRLLVETDSPYLAPVPYRGKENQPAYTREVCEYVATLKGLSTASFAEITTRNFERLFKIRVE
- a CDS encoding DUF1523 family protein, whose protein sequence is MRKFFKYFLFVVLFVFHGFMFSVVNYVFPHYDVTRVTGVEVKRVDKDGPITKANPADGPTRDVYYINTQNDDGKIMVYRNEDTRWSFPFYFKFGSANLQAQAQAMGNENKLVQIKYYGWRLTMFDEFRNAVSVKEIDGDATPSYPILSWLFYAFLLVTLFLSIQFVRGWFDSEK
- a CDS encoding hemolysin family protein, with amino-acid sequence MELFHTILAIVGLILISAVVSSAEISLAGSRKLKLQALSNEGDGRALQVLKLQEHPGRFITVVQIGLNMVAILGGGIGESALSPYIANLLSRSFEGDWIVSASSAIAFALVTCLFILFADLIPKRLAITYPEAVAIRIVGIMNFSMFVFKPLVWFFDTLANGFFRLFRISTVREDGMTSEDIFAVVEAGAEAGVLKTQEHYLIENIFDMQQRTVTSTMTTRENIVYLDRTFSRQEVVDTLSRDSHSKIVICDNGLDKILGYVESHTLLTMYLQNENVVLTDPKLLRKALFIPDTLSLYEVLELFKSTGEDFAIIVNEYALVVGIMTLNDVMSIVMGELVSNEEEYIVSRDEHSWLIDGATPLEDVMRALDIESFPDAENYETISGFMMYMLRKIPKKTDSLIYGKYKFEVIDTENFKIDQILVSLVKDNE
- the fruB gene encoding fused PTS fructose transporter subunit IIA/HPr protein, whose amino-acid sequence is MLELSASNIHLNALAQTKRQAIEMAAQALEQAGNVESGYLQGMLGREQQTSTFLGNGIAIPHGTLETRNMVKKTGVQVFQFPQGIEWGEGNIAHIVIGIAARSDEHLALLRQLTHVLGDEDTAAKLAALNDVEKFRAILMGESTEAFTIPPENIRLDVDTQSLLTLVAMNAGQLQASNAVLNSFVAEVVSNAALPLGKGLWVTDAVTGNVKNALAFSRAKTIFEHNGKAVKGVLTVAAVDDRINPTLARLLDENTQNVLLSGNSQEILSALLGDEVVVAAAAQATQASQAPQPVTGTVTGTFTIRNEHGLHARPSAVLVNEVKKFTSKITVQNLTRDSEPVSAKSLMKIVALGVTQGQRLRFIAEGEDAKQAIEALGKAIAEGLGENVSAVPPAEPDCIEVMGKQVHAPAVREDNSLPSNAIEAVFVINNEHGLHARPSAVLVNEVKKYNASVAVQNLDRDSQLVSAKSLMKIVALGVVKGSRLRFVASGEQAKEAIEGIRMAIESGLGEGKGE
- the fruK gene encoding 1-phosphofructokinase, which codes for MVKVATITLNTAYDLVGRLKRIELGEVNTVETLGLFPAGKGINVAKVLKDLGVDVSVGGFLGEDNAGDFEQMFKKQGLHDKFQRVAGKTRINVKITETEADVTDLNFLGYQISQQAWQQFTADSLVYCLDYDIVAVCGSLPRGVTPELFATWLNQLHQAGVKVLLDSSNAALTAGLKAHPWLVKPNHRELEAWIGRSLNSIEEIVAAAQQLKAQGIENVIVSMGAEGALWINREGIIKAQPPKCKNVVSTVGAGDSMVAGLIYGFAKGFSKAETLAFASAVSAFAVSQSNVGVSDPALLEPILNQVKITVIEG